The sequence below is a genomic window from Mycobacterium spongiae.
CGGCACCCGCCGCCAATACCCCCGTCGTCGGGGCCGCCGCGACCGCGTTCGCCGCGCTGATCGCCGAACCGATCCCCGCTAGCTCTGATGCGGTAGCCGAGAGCGCCTCCGGCACGCCACCACAAACGCCATCACACCCTCCTCGCATCACTGCCAACGCCTCATCGGCCCGGACGATGACGCAGCACCAAACACTTCAGGCAGCGAGCGTATCGCGATCCGGTGCAGCGCATCCCGCGTTTTCCAAGGTTTGCTTCCCCCACCTCCGCGGTGTCGGGGCGCTCGAAGGAGCAATTGGGTAGTCCTACTCATCCATTTCGGCGCCTAGCCCGGCAGGGTGGAAACCATGAGCGAAGCGCAGCGGACCGACCGTGCGGTTATCAGCCGGCTTTCCCGAGAATTCGCCGCGCTATCTCATCAGATGGCAAGAGTATCAAGCGAACTCGGCGAACTTGACCGCGTTTTCTCCCCGCCGGCCGGCACCCCTGCGCCACCACCACCGCCAGCATATGCGGCTCGGTATTGGCAGCCGTACTGGCAGCCCTATTGGCAACAGCCGCCGGGGGCTGCGCCGCCGGCAGCTACCCAACCGGCGCCACGGCCGGCCAGTACATGGCTCGGCCCCCCGCCCCCCACGCCACCGGCTGCACCCGCACGACAACGCGACGCGCAGCCAGCCGGAACCGAATCCGGTTGGATCGGCAAGCTTCTCGCCGTCGCGGGAGTCAGCGTGACGCTGGTCGGCGTGGCGCTACTGCTCGTCCTGGCCGCGCAGGCCGGACTGCTGCGGCCAGAGGTCCGGGTGGCTGGTGGCGCCGCGCTGTCGATCGCGCTCGTTGGGGTTGCCACCCGGCTGTCCGGTCGCCCCGGTGGGCGGATAGGGGCGGTTGCCCTGGCCGCCACCGGCATTGCCGCCGCCTACCTGGACGTCATCGCGGTTACCACCATCTATGAATGGCTGCCCGAACCGGCAGGTCTCGTGATCGCGGCTGTGGTGGGCGGCGCCGGACTGGCCCTGGCCCGGCAGTGGGACTCCGAACCACTGGGGCTACTGGTCCTGGTGCCGCTGATCGGTGTCGCGCCGATCGTCGCCGGCGGTGTCGACCTGCTGCTCGTTAGCTTCATGCTGGCCCTCGCGGCAGCCTCGCTGCCGGTGCAGCTCGGCAAGGACTGGGCATGGATGCACGCGGCCCGCATCGCCGCCGCGAGCCTGCCGCCGCTGGTGGCGCTGCTGGCCATGGGAAGCCACGACAACCCGTGGCTGCTCGGCGGCGCCTGCGGTGTGGCCGCGGTCCTCGCCGTTGCGGGTGGCCTGATCCTGATGCCGTCCACCAACAACGTGGCCGGGCTAGCGGTGGTGACTGCCGCGGGTACCTTGCCGGTGCTGGCCAGCGGAATCGGAGTCAGTCGCGCGCTGGCCGCCGTCCTGGCCGCTGCCTTGGCCGCGGGCATGCTGGCGATCGTTGTCGTCGCTGCGCTCCCCATGATCGTCAGCCGGGTCTGGTCGGCGTGGTCGGCGATTTCGGCACTGGTTGCCGTCATCGCGGCCTTCGAGGGGTACGTCGGGGGCCCGGTTCTGCTGGCGCTGGCGATCATCTCCGGCATGGTCGCCATCGCCGGCCGCAACGCCGTCGCACGATGGGCTGCAGCGGGATTCGGTGCGGTGGGGGGTGGCCTGTTCTTCAGCTATGCCCCGCCCCGCACACTCACGACCGCGACGGTGGTGCCCACTCACAACGCGGTGTCCACCCTGGCAGCCAGCGTGCTCATCGCGGCGTTCGCCATCGTGATGACGAGGGCATGCGTCGATGTCCGGCGCGAACATCCTGATCTGGGCAGGGTGTTGGGCGCCGCTGCCGGAGCGGCGGTGGTGTACGCCGTCACCGCGTTCACTGTGACCGCAGGAGTCCTCGTCGGCGGCATCAATGGCGGGTTCCTGGCCGGGCACATGGCGGCCACCATCTGCTGGATCGGCATGGCGGCCGCGTTGTTCGTCTATGCGCTGCGGCGGCCCGGCCGTCGGCGAAGCGCCGAAGCGATCACCGCTGGGTTGGCACTCACCACGGCTGCCACCATGAAGTTGTTCCTCTTCGATCTGGCCACCCTGGACGGCATTTTTCGGGTGGCCGCCTTCATTGTGGTGGGCCTGGTGCTGTTGGGCATGGGCGCCGGCTACGCGCGCAGCTTGGCCCGCGAGTAGCGGGCGCAGACACGGTCTATGGGGCCTCAAGAATGGCGACCGCGGCTGCGGTATCTCCCTCGTGTGTCAGGGACACGTGCACAGTCACATCGGCCAGGTGCGTGGCAATCGCCCCGGTCAACCGCACACGCGGTCGTCCCCACATGTCGGTGACCACTTCGATATCGCGGTGGATGCCCTCGGGCAACACCGGCCGTTGGGCGAATCGCGATCCGGACCAGGCCTTGATCACAGCCTCCTTCGCGGCCCAGCGAGCCGCGAGATGACGTGCCGCCGAGGAACTCTTGTCGGAGGCGTCGCGGCGCTCGCCGGGGGTGAAGGTTTCGGCGAACACCGTTCCCGGTTGGTCGACTTGCTCGGCGAAATCAGGAATGGAGACGAGGTCGATCCCCACACCGACGATGCCCATGGGTCGCCAGGTTAACCGATGGCCGAGCCCGGCGACGATGCGGTCCGCGCTGGGGCCCCCCTCGCTTGCGGGTCACGGTGAGGAGAAGCCGGGCAAGCTGGCCAAAGTTTACGCACCGGCCTAGTACGCGTCGCCGTCACCGAGCCGAGCGCCCGGATTCAGCAGCATCGCCGCTTCCTGTGGCTTCTCCGGCGTGTGATGGTCGAAGCGACGGTCAGCGGGCCGCTCGTACATCGGCGCGCCTCCGGCGATCGCCGACGCCAGACGACGCTGGCCGGCCAACAACCGTGCGTCAGCACGCCGCTGGTAATCGGCACGCTGTCCGTGCTCCAGCGATGCGATGAACGCCTGCGGGTGCACCAGGGCGACCAGACCGGACACATGGCCGAATCCGAGGCTGGTCAACAGGCCAGCCTTGATCGGGAACCGTCCACCGAGCCGCAGCGTGTCTCGCACCCAGACGAAGTGCGCGGCACCGGACAGTTCGTCGTCGACACAATCCAGACTGCGGTTAGGTGGTATGACGCCGTCTCTCAGGATCTGGCACAACCCCATGGTCTGGAAAACCGCCGCGCCCCCCTTGGCGTGGCCGGTCAGGCTCTTCTGCGACACCACGAACAGCGGGGCACCCTCGGAGCGGCCCAGCGAGTCGGCGAGCCGTTCATGCAGCTCGGTCTCGTTGGGATCGTTGGCCAGCGTCGACGTGTCGTGCTTGGAGATGACCGCGACGTCGTCGGCACCCACGCCCAGCTTGGTCAGCGCGCTCGCCAACGCCGAGTCCCTGCCGCCGCGGCCAGCGCCGAGTGCGCCCAAGCCGGGGGCTGGGATTGAGGTGTGCACACCATCGCCGAAGGACTGCGCGAAGGCCACCACCGCAAGCACCGGCAGCCCCATGCGCAGCGCGAGGTCGCCGCGCGCCAGCAAGATCGTGCCGCCACCCTGAGCTTCCACGAATCCCAACCGCCGACGGTCGTTGGGCCGGGAGAACTTCGAGTCGTCAATTCCCCGGCCACGCATCATCGATGTGTCGGCGGTTGCCGCCATGTCACCGAAGCCGATGATCCCTTCCAGAGTCAGGTCGTCCAGGCCGCCGGCCACTACCAGTTCGGCCTTACCCAACCGGATCTTGTCGACGCCCTCCTCGACCGACACCGCGGCCGTCGCGCACGCGGCTACCGGATGGATCATCGAGCCATAACTGCCGACGTAGGACTGAACCACGTGCGCGGCAATGATATTCGGCAGGACCTCCTGGAATATGTCGTTCGGCTTGTTGCGGCCCAAGAGGTTTCCGTGGTACATCGTCTGCATCGATGTGCCGCCACCCATCCCGGTGCCCTGGGTATTGGCCACCAGGCTCGGATGCACGTAACGCATGACCTCGGCCGGCGTGAATCCGGCGGACAGGAACGCGTCGACCGTCGCGACGATGTTCCACACCGCGAGCCGGTCGATGGAATTGGCCATGTCTTGGCTGATTCCCCACACCGTCGGGTCGAACCCAGTGGGAATTTGACCCCCAACGACCCTCGACAGCTGGGTCTTGCGCGGTACCCGTATCTCGGTGCCGGCCTTGCGGATGACCTGCCAGTCACCGGAGTCGGGCACCGGCCGAGCGACCGTGTGCTCGGGGTCGAACTGGACAAAGGCCCGCGCGTCGGCCTCCGACGACACCACGAACGAGAAGTCCTTGTCGAGGAACACCGACACCAGCAACGGCGAACCGTGGTCGGGGTCCATCGCACCATCATCGACGAACTCGCGGATGCCGACCCGCTCCACCACGGTGTCGTGGTAGCGCTCGACTAGCTCCGCCTCGTCGACGAGATCTCCGGATTCGGTGTCGTACCAACCCGGTTGCGGATCGTCTTCCCATCGGACCAAGCCGGTGGTCCAGGCCAGCTCCAAAACTCCTGCCGCCGACAGCTCGTGGTCCACCTCCATCTCGAAGCGGGTACGCGATGAGCCGCACGGGCCGAGTTCGGCGCCCCCGACGATCACCACTAGATCGGCTGGGTCGACGTCGAGGTCATGCCATTCCGGCGGCGGCGCGGGGGTGTAACCGCGCGGCGGCGACGGCAACGCGGCGATGATGCCGGGGCTGCCCACGGTTGCCTCTTCGCGATCGGCTGTTTCAGCCGACATCTCTTCGCGTGCTTTGGCTGCCAGCTCGGCCATGTCGAGGTTGGCCTCCGCCAGCCCACCGGTCAGGTCCGCTTTGATCGGGGCGCTGGCTGCGGCCACCTTGGACTCGACGTCGCAGAGGTTGAGCAGCATTGCCGCCATCTCGTCAGTCGAGTAGGTGGTTACCCCCGCCTCTTCGGCGGCGGTAACGACGGCGTCGTTGTGTCCCATCAGTCCGGTGCCACGAGTCCAGCCGATCAGGGCGTGGGCCAGGCTGACCCGTTCCGCCCACGAGGACTCCGCGTGCCAACGACTCACCACGGCGTCCAATGCCGACTTGGCTTCGCCGTAAGCGCCGTCACCGCCGAACATTCCGCGGTTGGGCGACCCAGGCAGCACCACATGCAGCCGAGAAGCGATGTCGCGCTCGGCGCCGATCGTCGACAGACCTCCGATCAGCCGCTGCACGGCCCACAGCAGCACCTTCATCTCCATCTCGGAGCGGGAGCCGGCCTCCGACAGGTCGCCGACGACACGCGGTGCGGCGAATGGGAACAGCAGCGTCGGAGTCTGCGCGTCCTTGATGTGAATCGACTGCGGCCCAAGGCTTTCAGACTGTTCGTGGCCGATCCATTCGACCAAGCCGTCGATGTCGGAGTAGGACGCCATGTTGGCCGCAACCACCCACAGCGCCGCACCGTAGCGCGCGTGGTCCCGATACAACGTGCGGTAGAACGCCAATCGTTCCTCGTCGAGCTTCGAGGTGGTCGCAATCACGGTGGCACCGCCGTCCAGCAGGCGCGCGGCTACCGATGCGGCAATCGATCCCTTCGAAGCGCCAGTCACCACCGCGACTTCGCTGTGGTACGGGCCGGGGTCCGGGCTTTCGGCACCGGCGGCGATCCGGCCGTACAGCGACGCGTGGATCTGCCGGCCCGCAGCCAGCGACTTGCCCTGCCACCAGGTGGCCTGAGTCGCGACTACGTGGCCCGCACCCTCGAATCGCTGTGAGAGCCGTGGCCAGTCGGCATCGATCTCATCCTCGTCGGTCAGCCACAACTTGACCAAGTCCTCGCGGGCGCTGGCCCAGCGGTCGTCGAATACCACGGCCTTCTTCGCATCGAACGTCGGCGCCACCAATCGGGGCCAGTCCGCGCCGAGTTCGGCGGTGACCAAGTCGATGAGCTCGGCATCGGTGGCCGCCGGCAGGGCGCTGACCGGATCGTCCAGCCCGAGCTGCCCCAGTACGAGACGGGCCGCCGAAGCGAGCACGCCGTCGCGCCCGGTGATCTGATCGGTGAACTCGCCCAGTGCGGCCGCGTCGACGGTCGCGCCACCGCCACCGCTGGAGGGCAGGGCGACCGCCACGCCACGACGTGACGCGACCGACGTGACCGCCGCGTCAATGACCTTGTCGACCGCCGCGGCATCGGCCAATGCACCCTCGTGCAGGTTGCCTAGCGCGTCCCCGCGAACGCTGGTGCCCTCGCGGGTGCCCAGCGCAACTTCGACGGTGACGTGCTTGGCCCAGCCGTCACCGAGCTCCCAGGTCTTTGTCACCCGCTCGGCAATGGCGCCCGGTCGCTTGCCCGAAGGCCCGAGAACGGTCCGCAACTGATCGTTGATCGCGTCGGAAAGGACCGGCCCGTATGGCTTGTAGGTTCGTGCCAGCTTTGTCACCTGCGACCGCAGCCCGGCCAGATCGCTCTCCGCGGCGCCATCGATAGCCCCGAGATTCAGCTCCGAGCCGAGGTCGACCAGCAACTGGTTGCGGCGCGACGAGGCGCCGTCGGTGATGGACTCGATCGAGTCCAGCTCCTCGATCTGGTCGATACGCATCTTGGCCGAGAGCGCGATGAGCGCCAGCGTGGCGTCAGCGGCATCGAACGCGATGTCGTCAGGGCGGGCCGCACCCGACGGAGCACCCGACGGAGCTCCGGCGCTAGCCGGAGTGACGGCGGGGGCGACATCAGGCGTGGGCGCGCCCTCCGCAACGGCGGAGTCGGAATCATCCGGCACCTCGTCCTCAAGCTCTGGCTCCGGATCGGTATCGGTGGCGAACAGCACGGCAGCATCACGCTCGGCATTGAGCACTTCCACCGTACTGTGCGCGTATTCGGGCAGCTTGAGGGTGTTGGTAGCCAAACCAGCCACTGTCGGCGACGACTTCACCCCGATCTCGACGAACCGTTCCACACCCAGCCCGCCGGCGGCCTGCTCGATGAACAGCAGATCTTGCGTCTCGATCCATCGCACCGGACTGGCGAACTGCCAGGCCAGCAGTTCGATGAACACCGTGCGGGCCATCTCGCGCGGCCGCTCGCGCAACCACGTGTCGTAGTCGGCGAGGATCTCATCGAGCGGCTCGGCCGGCACCAGATCCCGGATCTCCTGGATGAAGTCGCGATCCAAGGTGAACAGTCGCGGCACGAGGTTGGGAATGTAGCGCCCGACAATCAGGTCGGGATCCGCGTCGCGCGGCATGACCCGGTCCAACGAACGGCGAAACTCCGCCACACCGACGCGCAAGACGCGCGAGTGGAAAGGAACATCAATGCCGGGCACCAGGATGAAAGAACGGCGGCCCCCGGTGATTTCACGGCGCCGCTCCACCTCGGCCTCGAGTGCCTCCAGGCCGCGAACCGTGCCGGCGATCGCGTATTGCGACCCACGCAGGTTGAAGTTCACGATCTCCAGGAATTCGCCAGTACTCGCCGCAATATCGGCGACAAACTCCGGAACGTCGGCGTCGTCGAGGTCGATCTGCGACGGCCGGATCGCCGCCAGCCGGTAGTTGGAGCGGCCCAGCTCGTCGCGTGGCACGATGTCGTGCATCTTCGATCCACGGTGAAACACCATCTCCAGCAGGGCTTCCAGCTCGTAGATGCCGGTCACACAGGCCAGTGCGGTGTACTCGCCAACCGAGTGCCCGCATGCGATAGCACCTTCGACGAAGGCACCCTGCTCGCGCATTTCTGCGACCTGCGCTGCCGCCACGGTCGCCATCGCCACCTGGGTGAACTGCGTCAAGTACAGCACGCCATCGGGGTGGTGATAGTGCACACCGCTGGCGATGACGCTGGTGGGGTTGTCGCGCACCAGGTGCAGCACGGAGAAGCCCAGGGTGTCGCGGGTGAACGTGTCTGCGTTGTCCCAGACCTTGCGGGCCGCCTTGGAGCGGGCTCGCACCTCCATGCCCATGCCCTTGTGCTGAATTCCCTGGCCTGGGAACGCATACACCGTCCTCGGTGCGGCCAGCCGCGCGGTCGCCGACATCACGAGATCCGATCCGACGCGAGCGGTCACCTCCAAAACCTCTGCGCCCCGGTCGATTCCGACACGGTCCACGCGGAAGTCCACCTCGTCGCCGGGAAGCACCATACCCAGGAACCGCGCGGTCCACCCCACGAGCCGCGCCGGCGGGCGAGCTTGCCCATCGGTCGCAGTCACTGCATGCTGCGCGGCCGCCGACAACCACATGCCGTGCACGATTGGCGATTTAAGGCCCGCCAGGAGCGCCGCCGACCGATCGGTGTGGATGGGGTTGTGGTCACCGGAGACCACCGCGAATGGTCGCATGTCGACCGGCGCGGCAAGGGTGACATCGCGGCGGCGGCGGCGCGGGGTATCGGTGGCGTTCTCCGATACCGCACCGCCGGCCCGGACCGGATCGGTGAGTTCCGCCGCACCGGTGCGCCCCAGGATCACGAATCGCTCATCGAGAGTGGCGATTGGTTCGCCGTCGCTTCCCGCAACCGTGACAGACACCTGGACAACACGGCCCATGTCGGTGTCGGTGGCCAGCGACGCGGTCGCGGCAATGCTCAATTGGTCTGGGACTTTGGGCAACTGACCGACAACGCGGGCGGCATGGTCCAAGTGCACCAGGCTCAGCAGGCCCTCCACCACGGGCACGCCCGCGTCGGTGACCGCCGACCCAATCGCCGCGAAAACCGCTGGCCAGCAAGGACCGACCAACGCGTCGGGGACAGTGGTGAGGCTAGGCGCCAGCGGCTCACCAAAGGTTGCCGTAACTCCGGTGTGGTCGGCGACCCGCTCGGGGTCCCAGGCCACCGTTTGGGTGGCGGTACCGTCCTGAACCGCCGGCAACGACTCGGGCCCAGCGACGCCGGCCGCAATTGCCAGCACCGAGCGCATCGCGGTCGCGGCATCCTCGGTGGAGACCACCGGCGTTGCACCGTCGACCGTGTTGGCCGCCACGGTGAATCGGATGTCTACCCAGGTGCCCGACACCGGCACGCTCAGTACGACGTCGTCGCCATGAGTCTGCAGCCGAGCTCCGGTAGACGTATGTGTAGCGCGCGGACTTTCAGGTCCATCGTGGACCTGCCAGTCAGCCGGTTCGGCGATGCGATGAACGGGGTTGGTCGCTGTGCGGCCAGCCCACATCACGTCGGGCGCGTCGAGCACCACGGCCAGCGGCCCGGTCACATCGGCACGCCCCAACCGACGGCACGTGACGTCGGTGGGCACCGCTCCGGCGCCGAGTACCTCGTCGATGGCGGCCTGCTCGAAGCGGTCCAACAAGTCGCCGACGGGTTCATCGAGCCGCGTGATGCCGGCCACTGACGCGGTGCCGGGAATGATGCACACCTCATCGGCGTCGTAGCGCGCGTCGTGCGCCTGCCACAAGGAGTCACTGCGCCACCAGCGCCGCACGTCCTTGTCGATGACCGGCACGAAGTTGACGGGCTTGCCGAGTGTCTTGCACAGCGTGACGAAGAACGGCACATCGGCGGGATGCAGTTGCACGCTCTCGGCGTCGGGGCAACGCGCAAGCAGTGCCTCGATCGCCGCCGGCGGATTCTCCAGCAGCTCCGGATCGGTGAACACCGTCTCGATCGGACCGAAATCCTTGGCATGCAGCCGCGCTTCGGCACGGTGCAGCATCTGCTCGAACCGATCCCGCCAGGTGTCGGCCAGCCACGGGCTGCCGGGTGCCGCGGTGTCGGCCGTCGAGTCGCCATCGCCGATCGTCAGCTCGACGTAACGCTGCAACCACTCCAGGTAGGTCATCGTCCCGACATCACCGAAGTACGGCTTGGCGGTATTGGCCATCGCCGCAATGATCTCGTCGCGACGCTGGGCGACCGCTTCCTCGTCACCGGCAACCTCATCGAGCAGCCGCCCGCACCGCGACGCGGTGTTGTCGATCTCGTGGATGTCGGCGCCAAGCTGACTGCGGCTCGAAGCCATGCCGCCCTGAGCTTTTCCAGCGCTGATCCACTGATCGGTGCCTTGGGTTTCGACCAGCATCCGCTTGACCGACGGCGACGTGGTGGACTCCTCGGTCGCCATGGCCGCGGTGCCGACGAGTATCCCGTCGATCGGCATCAACGGGAAGCCGTACGCCTGTGCCCAGCGCCCGGAGAGATACTCTGCGGCGCGTTCGGGAGTGCCGATGCCGCCGCCGACGCACACGGTGATGTTGGCGCGCGACCGCAACTCCGAGTAGGTGGCCAGTAACAGGTCGTCGAGATCTTCCCAGGAGTGGTGTCCGCCGGCACGCCCGCCCTCGACGTGCATGATGACCGGTTTGGTGGATACCTCGGTAGCGATGCGGATCACCGAGCGGATCTGTTCGATGGTGCCGGGCTTGAATACGACGTGGCTGATACCGACCTCGCCCAGCTCGTCGATCAGCTCGACGGCTTCCTCGAGTTCGGGGATGCCCGCGCTGATCACCACACCGTCGATCGCCGCGCCGGACTGGCGGGCCTTCTGCACCAACCGCTTTCCGCCGACCTGCAGCTTCCACAGGTACGGATCGAGGAACAGCGCATTGAACTGATAGGTGCGACCCGGTTCCAGTAGCCCGGAGAGCTCCTCGATGCGGTGACCGAATATCTCTTCGGTGACCTGCCCACCTCCGGCCAGTTCAGCCCAGTGCCCGGCGTTGGCCGCGGCGGCAACGATCTTGGCGTCGACGGTGGTCGGGGTCATGCCCGCGAGCAGAATCGGCGACCGACCGGTGAGCCGGGTGAATTTCGTGGACAGCTTGACCCTGCCGTCCGGCAACCGGACGACGGTCGGCGCGTAATTCGACCAAGCCCGCGCCACCTCGGGAGTGGCGCCCACGGTGAACAGATTTCGCTGGCCGCCACGCGTCGCAGCGGGCACGATGCCCACACCCAAACCGCGGATCACCGGCGCGGTCAGACGGGTAAGAATGTCTCCGGGGCCCAGGTCGAGAATCCAGCGTGCGCCGGCATCGTGGACCCGGGTGATCTCGTCGACCCAGTCGACCTTCCGTACCAGGATCGACTCGGCCAGCTCCCGTGCCAGCGCGACATCCAGGCCTACCTGCTGCGCCCAGCCGCCCACGATGTCGATTCCGTCGGCGAGTCGAGGCGTGTGGAAGCCCACCTCGACCTGGACCGGATCGAAGACCGGCGCAAAGACGTCGCCGCCACGAACCTTGTTCTTGCGATCGGCCTCCTCTTTCTCGGAGATCTGCCGGCAGTAGAGCTCGAAGCGCGACAACTGCT
It includes:
- a CDS encoding DUF2339 domain-containing protein; this encodes MSEAQRTDRAVISRLSREFAALSHQMARVSSELGELDRVFSPPAGTPAPPPPPAYAARYWQPYWQPYWQQPPGAAPPAATQPAPRPASTWLGPPPPTPPAAPARQRDAQPAGTESGWIGKLLAVAGVSVTLVGVALLLVLAAQAGLLRPEVRVAGGAALSIALVGVATRLSGRPGGRIGAVALAATGIAAAYLDVIAVTTIYEWLPEPAGLVIAAVVGGAGLALARQWDSEPLGLLVLVPLIGVAPIVAGGVDLLLVSFMLALAAASLPVQLGKDWAWMHAARIAAASLPPLVALLAMGSHDNPWLLGGACGVAAVLAVAGGLILMPSTNNVAGLAVVTAAGTLPVLASGIGVSRALAAVLAAALAAGMLAIVVVAALPMIVSRVWSAWSAISALVAVIAAFEGYVGGPVLLALAIISGMVAIAGRNAVARWAAAGFGAVGGGLFFSYAPPRTLTTATVVPTHNAVSTLAASVLIAAFAIVMTRACVDVRREHPDLGRVLGAAAGAAVVYAVTAFTVTAGVLVGGINGGFLAGHMAATICWIGMAAALFVYALRRPGRRRSAEAITAGLALTTAATMKLFLFDLATLDGIFRVAAFIVVGLVLLGMGAGYARSLARE
- a CDS encoding holo-ACP synthase AcpS; the protein is MGIVGVGIDLVSIPDFAEQVDQPGTVFAETFTPGERRDASDKSSSAARHLAARWAAKEAVIKAWSGSRFAQRPVLPEGIHRDIEVVTDMWGRPRVRLTGAIATHLADVTVHVSLTHEGDTAAAVAILEAP
- a CDS encoding type I polyketide synthase, whose product is MTIHEHDRVSADRGGDRPHSTHALVDRLTAGEPYAVAFGGQGSAWLQTLEELVSAAGIETELATLVGEVELLLEPVAKELVVVRPIGFEPLQWVRALAAEDPVPSDKHLTSAAVSVPGVLLTQIAARRALARQGMDLTATPPVALAGHSQGVLAVEALKAGGARDVELFALAQLIGAAGTLVARRRGISVLGDRPPMVSVTNADPERIVRLLDEFAQDVRTVLAPVLSIRNGRRSVVITGTPEQLSRFELYCRQISEKEEADRKNKVRGGDVFAPVFDPVQVEVGFHTPRLADGIDIVGGWAQQVGLDVALARELAESILVRKVDWVDEITRVHDAGARWILDLGPGDILTRLTAPVIRGLGVGIVPAATRGGQRNLFTVGATPEVARAWSNYAPTVVRLPDGRVKLSTKFTRLTGRSPILLAGMTPTTVDAKIVAAAANAGHWAELAGGGQVTEEIFGHRIEELSGLLEPGRTYQFNALFLDPYLWKLQVGGKRLVQKARQSGAAIDGVVISAGIPELEEAVELIDELGEVGISHVVFKPGTIEQIRSVIRIATEVSTKPVIMHVEGGRAGGHHSWEDLDDLLLATYSELRSRANITVCVGGGIGTPERAAEYLSGRWAQAYGFPLMPIDGILVGTAAMATEESTTSPSVKRMLVETQGTDQWISAGKAQGGMASSRSQLGADIHEIDNTASRCGRLLDEVAGDEEAVAQRRDEIIAAMANTAKPYFGDVGTMTYLEWLQRYVELTIGDGDSTADTAAPGSPWLADTWRDRFEQMLHRAEARLHAKDFGPIETVFTDPELLENPPAAIEALLARCPDAESVQLHPADVPFFVTLCKTLGKPVNFVPVIDKDVRRWWRSDSLWQAHDARYDADEVCIIPGTASVAGITRLDEPVGDLLDRFEQAAIDEVLGAGAVPTDVTCRRLGRADVTGPLAVVLDAPDVMWAGRTATNPVHRIAEPADWQVHDGPESPRATHTSTGARLQTHGDDVVLSVPVSGTWVDIRFTVAANTVDGATPVVSTEDAATAMRSVLAIAAGVAGPESLPAVQDGTATQTVAWDPERVADHTGVTATFGEPLAPSLTTVPDALVGPCWPAVFAAIGSAVTDAGVPVVEGLLSLVHLDHAARVVGQLPKVPDQLSIAATASLATDTDMGRVVQVSVTVAGSDGEPIATLDERFVILGRTGAAELTDPVRAGGAVSENATDTPRRRRRDVTLAAPVDMRPFAVVSGDHNPIHTDRSAALLAGLKSPIVHGMWLSAAAQHAVTATDGQARPPARLVGWTARFLGMVLPGDEVDFRVDRVGIDRGAEVLEVTARVGSDLVMSATARLAAPRTVYAFPGQGIQHKGMGMEVRARSKAARKVWDNADTFTRDTLGFSVLHLVRDNPTSVIASGVHYHHPDGVLYLTQFTQVAMATVAAAQVAEMREQGAFVEGAIACGHSVGEYTALACVTGIYELEALLEMVFHRGSKMHDIVPRDELGRSNYRLAAIRPSQIDLDDADVPEFVADIAASTGEFLEIVNFNLRGSQYAIAGTVRGLEALEAEVERRREITGGRRSFILVPGIDVPFHSRVLRVGVAEFRRSLDRVMPRDADPDLIVGRYIPNLVPRLFTLDRDFIQEIRDLVPAEPLDEILADYDTWLRERPREMARTVFIELLAWQFASPVRWIETQDLLFIEQAAGGLGVERFVEIGVKSSPTVAGLATNTLKLPEYAHSTVEVLNAERDAAVLFATDTDPEPELEDEVPDDSDSAVAEGAPTPDVAPAVTPASAGAPSGAPSGAARPDDIAFDAADATLALIALSAKMRIDQIEELDSIESITDGASSRRNQLLVDLGSELNLGAIDGAAESDLAGLRSQVTKLARTYKPYGPVLSDAINDQLRTVLGPSGKRPGAIAERVTKTWELGDGWAKHVTVEVALGTREGTSVRGDALGNLHEGALADAAAVDKVIDAAVTSVASRRGVAVALPSSGGGGATVDAAALGEFTDQITGRDGVLASAARLVLGQLGLDDPVSALPAATDAELIDLVTAELGADWPRLVAPTFDAKKAVVFDDRWASAREDLVKLWLTDEDEIDADWPRLSQRFEGAGHVVATQATWWQGKSLAAGRQIHASLYGRIAAGAESPDPGPYHSEVAVVTGASKGSIAASVAARLLDGGATVIATTSKLDEERLAFYRTLYRDHARYGAALWVVAANMASYSDIDGLVEWIGHEQSESLGPQSIHIKDAQTPTLLFPFAAPRVVGDLSEAGSRSEMEMKVLLWAVQRLIGGLSTIGAERDIASRLHVVLPGSPNRGMFGGDGAYGEAKSALDAVVSRWHAESSWAERVSLAHALIGWTRGTGLMGHNDAVVTAAEEAGVTTYSTDEMAAMLLNLCDVESKVAAASAPIKADLTGGLAEANLDMAELAAKAREEMSAETADREEATVGSPGIIAALPSPPRGYTPAPPPEWHDLDVDPADLVVIVGGAELGPCGSSRTRFEMEVDHELSAAGVLELAWTTGLVRWEDDPQPGWYDTESGDLVDEAELVERYHDTVVERVGIREFVDDGAMDPDHGSPLLVSVFLDKDFSFVVSSEADARAFVQFDPEHTVARPVPDSGDWQVIRKAGTEIRVPRKTQLSRVVGGQIPTGFDPTVWGISQDMANSIDRLAVWNIVATVDAFLSAGFTPAEVMRYVHPSLVANTQGTGMGGGTSMQTMYHGNLLGRNKPNDIFQEVLPNIIAAHVVQSYVGSYGSMIHPVAACATAAVSVEEGVDKIRLGKAELVVAGGLDDLTLEGIIGFGDMAATADTSMMRGRGIDDSKFSRPNDRRRLGFVEAQGGGTILLARGDLALRMGLPVLAVVAFAQSFGDGVHTSIPAPGLGALGAGRGGRDSALASALTKLGVGADDVAVISKHDTSTLANDPNETELHERLADSLGRSEGAPLFVVSQKSLTGHAKGGAAVFQTMGLCQILRDGVIPPNRSLDCVDDELSGAAHFVWVRDTLRLGGRFPIKAGLLTSLGFGHVSGLVALVHPQAFIASLEHGQRADYQRRADARLLAGQRRLASAIAGGAPMYERPADRRFDHHTPEKPQEAAMLLNPGARLGDGDAY